A region of Panthera uncia isolate 11264 chromosome D4, Puncia_PCG_1.0, whole genome shotgun sequence DNA encodes the following proteins:
- the CEP78 gene encoding centrosomal protein of 78 kDa isoform X1, giving the protein MIDSVKLRRDSAADFFSHYEYLCALQDSVPLPSVRACLREGVLDFNADRLRVVDWAPLLSTLKINKDLPLISIKSFFQPWLGETGSDRNKVCRSRVPAIRSKDVTFQLCKALKCCLSISNALKNLELNGLVLRERDLTVLTKGLNKSATLVHLSLANCPIGDGGLEIICQGIKNSITLKTVNFTGCNLTWQGADHMAKILKYQTMRRHEETWAESLRYRRPDLDCMAGLRRITLNCNTLIGDLGAGAFAESLSDDLWLRALDLQQCGLTNEGAKALLKALETNRTLVILDIRKNPLVDHSVMKAVIKKVLQNGRSAKSEYQWITSPSVKEPFKTARQKKRTIVLGSGRKGKATIRIGLGTKKPVSNGRKHSLGKDYYAPEPLPPGVSGFLPWRTAERAKRSRGFPLIKTRDVYNHLQQSNFPVTVTVESPSSSEIEEVEDSSESVQEEPEKTSLKQEALQEKLEGCLKQLKEERVIRLKADKRVSELEHENAQLRNINCSLSEALHAQSLTNMILDDEGVLGSIENSFQKFHAFLDLLKDAGLGQLATMAGIDQSDFHLLGRPQMNSTISSLPREEKMTLEDEKPESKQNSIGQMQNIQVSICMQSAYNEGTLMKFQKITSDARIPLPLDSFHVPVSTQEPLETSRDNLGAPVSEQWQESFKEFIARTCSPSADAISGTGSQRKDDELSRNSRSSSEKLTKTGEYTKKHSAKKQSRNDLHSCSDSPANQKSHRIGQNGALVNETIKSESLKNPISVKKESKIVTLSSKRAKSKLNLLEHSESDTLGSDFEIQESIHTVSHLT; this is encoded by the exons ATGATCGACTCGGTGAAGCTGCGCCGCGACAGCGCGGCCGACTTCTTCTCGCACTACGAGTACCTATGCGCGCTGCAGGACTCAGTGCCGCTGCCCTCGGTGCGCGCCTGCCTGCGGGAGGGCGTGCTGGACTTCAATGCCGACCGCCTGCGCGTCGTGGACTGGGCGCCGCTCCTGAGCACCCTCAAGATTAACAAAGATCTGCCCCTAATCTCCATCAAGAGCTTCTTCCAGCCGTGGCTTGGCGAAACAG gttCTGACAGAAATAAAGTTTGCAGAAGTCGTGTTCCTGCAATAAGAAGCAAAGATGTGACCTTCCAGTTATGTAAAGCCCTCAAATGCTGTTTAAGTATATCAAACGCTCTGAAGAACCTAGAGTTAAATGGACtagttctgagagagagagatttaacaGTTTTGACAAAG GGATTGAATAAATCGGCTACTTTGGTGCACCTGTCTCTTGCAAATTGTCCAATTGGAGATGGAGGTTTAGAGA ttATTTGTCAAGGTATAAAGAACTCTATCACTCTTAAGACAGTAAACTTCACGGGCTGTAATCTGACGTGGCAGGGAGCAGATCACATGGCCAAGATCTTAAAG TATCAGACCATGAGAAGGCACGAAGAAACCTGGGCTGAGAGTCTTCGTTATAGGAGACCTGACCTGGACTGCATGGCTGGTTTGAGGCGTATCACTTTGAACTGCAACACGCTCATTGGTGACCTTGGCGCAGGTGCTTTTGCAGAATCTCTCAGTGATGATTTATGGCTTAGAG CACTTGACCTGCAGCAATGTGGCCTCACCAATGAAGGAGCAAAGGCTTTACTAAAGGCCCTGGAAACCAATAGAACTCTGGTCATTCTGGATATAAGAAAAAATCCGCTCGTTG atCATTCTGTGATGAAAGCAGTTATTAAAAAAGTTCTCCAGAATGGAAGGAGTGCCAAGTCAGAG TACCAGTGGATCACTTCTCCATCAGTGAAGGAACCATTCAAAACTGctagacagaaaaagagaactatagtTCTGGGAAGTGGTCGAAAAGGGAAAGCTACTATTAGAATCG GATTGGGTACAAAGAAACCTGTAAGTAACGGAAGAAAACACTCCCTTGGTAAAGACTATTATGCTCCTGAACCTCTGCCTCCTGGTGTGTCTGGTTTCCTGCCGTGGCGCACAGCAGAACGTGCAAAAAGGAGCAG GGGTTTTCCGTTAATCAAAACTCGTGACGTGTATAATCATTTGCAG CAATCGAATTTTCCTGTGACTGTGACAGTAGAGAGTCCTTCTTCCTCAGAAATTGAAGAGGTCGAAGATTCTTCTGAAAGTGTTCAAGAAGAGCCTGAGAAAACCAGTTTAAAACAAGAAGCATTACAG GAAAAACTGGAGGGGTGCCTAAAGCAGTTAAAGGAGGAAAGAGTAATAAGACTGAAGGCCGATAAACGAGTCAGTGAG CTGGAACATGAAAATGCCCagttaagaaatataaattgcTCTTTGTCTGAAGCCCTTCATGCACAGTCATTGACAAACATGATCCTGGATGACGAAGGTGTTTTGGGCAGCATTGAGAATTCTTTTCAGAAGTTCCATGCTTTCTTGGATCTCCTTAAAGATGCTGG GCTTGGTCAGCTTGCCACAATGGCTGGTATAGATCAGTCAGATTTTCATTTGCTGGGTCGTCCCCAGATGAATTCTACTATTAGTAGCCTGcctagagaagaaaagatgacACTTGAAGATGAAAAACCAGAATCAAAGCAGAACTCCATAGGACAGATGCAGAACATCCAA GTTTCTATTTGTATGCAGTCAGCTTACAATGAAGGAACTCTAATGAAG TTTCAGAAAATTACAAGTGATGCCAGAATTCCTTTGCCTCTCGACTCCTTCCATGTCCCTGTCTCCACGCAGGAGCCCTTAGAAACTTCGAGAGACAACCTGGGAGCCCCAGTCAGTGAGCAGTGGCAGGAGTCTTTCAAAGAATTCATTGCTAGAACATGTTCTCCGTCAGCAGATGCGATATCTGGCActggaagccaaagaaaagaCGACGAATTATCTAGAAATAGCagatcttcttcagagaaattgaCCAAAACAGGTGAATATACCAAAAAACACTCTGCTAAAAAACAGTCCAGAAACGACCTGCATTCCTGCTCTGACTCACCTGCAAATCAGAAAAGTCACAGAATTGGGCAGAATGGTGCTTTGGTTAACGAAACAATTAAAAGTGAGTCTTTGAAAAACCCCATTTCTGtcaagaaagaaagtaaaatcgTGACTCTTTCATCGAAGAGAGCTAAAAGTAAACTCAATCTGTTAGAACACTCTGAAAGTGATACTCTTGGATCTGATTTTGAAATTCAAGAAAGTATCCATACTGTATCACACCTGACATAG
- the CEP78 gene encoding centrosomal protein of 78 kDa isoform X2 has protein sequence MIDSVKLRRDSAADFFSHYEYLCALQDSVPLPSVRACLREGVLDFNADRLRVVDWAPLLSTLKINKDLPLISIKSFFQPWLGETGSDRNKVCRSRVPAIRSKDVTFQLCKALKCCLSISNALKNLELNGLVLRERDLTVLTKGLNKSATLVHLSLANCPIGDGGLEIICQGIKNSITLKTVNFTGCNLTWQGADHMAKILKYQTMRRHEETWAESLRYRRPDLDCMAGLRRITLNCNTLIGDLGAGAFAESLSDDLWLRALDLQQCGLTNEGAKALLKALETNRTLVILDIRKNPLVDHSVMKAVIKKVLQNGRSAKSEYQWITSPSVKEPFKTARQKKRTIVLGSGRKGKATIRIGLGTKKPVSNGRKHSLGKDYYAPEPLPPGVSGFLPWRTAERAKRSRGFPLIKTRDVYNHLQQSNFPVTVTVESPSSSEIEEVEDSSESVQEEPEKTSLKQEALQEKLEGCLKQLKEERVIRLKADKRVSELEHENAQLRNINCSLSEALHAQSLTNMILDDEGVLGSIENSFQKFHAFLDLLKDAGLGQLATMAGIDQSDFHLLGRPQMNSTISSLPREEKMTLEDEKPESKQNSIGQMQNIQFQKITSDARIPLPLDSFHVPVSTQEPLETSRDNLGAPVSEQWQESFKEFIARTCSPSADAISGTGSQRKDDELSRNSRSSSEKLTKTGEYTKKHSAKKQSRNDLHSCSDSPANQKSHRIGQNGALVNETIKSESLKNPISVKKESKIVTLSSKRAKSKLNLLEHSESDTLGSDFEIQESIHTVSHLT, from the exons ATGATCGACTCGGTGAAGCTGCGCCGCGACAGCGCGGCCGACTTCTTCTCGCACTACGAGTACCTATGCGCGCTGCAGGACTCAGTGCCGCTGCCCTCGGTGCGCGCCTGCCTGCGGGAGGGCGTGCTGGACTTCAATGCCGACCGCCTGCGCGTCGTGGACTGGGCGCCGCTCCTGAGCACCCTCAAGATTAACAAAGATCTGCCCCTAATCTCCATCAAGAGCTTCTTCCAGCCGTGGCTTGGCGAAACAG gttCTGACAGAAATAAAGTTTGCAGAAGTCGTGTTCCTGCAATAAGAAGCAAAGATGTGACCTTCCAGTTATGTAAAGCCCTCAAATGCTGTTTAAGTATATCAAACGCTCTGAAGAACCTAGAGTTAAATGGACtagttctgagagagagagatttaacaGTTTTGACAAAG GGATTGAATAAATCGGCTACTTTGGTGCACCTGTCTCTTGCAAATTGTCCAATTGGAGATGGAGGTTTAGAGA ttATTTGTCAAGGTATAAAGAACTCTATCACTCTTAAGACAGTAAACTTCACGGGCTGTAATCTGACGTGGCAGGGAGCAGATCACATGGCCAAGATCTTAAAG TATCAGACCATGAGAAGGCACGAAGAAACCTGGGCTGAGAGTCTTCGTTATAGGAGACCTGACCTGGACTGCATGGCTGGTTTGAGGCGTATCACTTTGAACTGCAACACGCTCATTGGTGACCTTGGCGCAGGTGCTTTTGCAGAATCTCTCAGTGATGATTTATGGCTTAGAG CACTTGACCTGCAGCAATGTGGCCTCACCAATGAAGGAGCAAAGGCTTTACTAAAGGCCCTGGAAACCAATAGAACTCTGGTCATTCTGGATATAAGAAAAAATCCGCTCGTTG atCATTCTGTGATGAAAGCAGTTATTAAAAAAGTTCTCCAGAATGGAAGGAGTGCCAAGTCAGAG TACCAGTGGATCACTTCTCCATCAGTGAAGGAACCATTCAAAACTGctagacagaaaaagagaactatagtTCTGGGAAGTGGTCGAAAAGGGAAAGCTACTATTAGAATCG GATTGGGTACAAAGAAACCTGTAAGTAACGGAAGAAAACACTCCCTTGGTAAAGACTATTATGCTCCTGAACCTCTGCCTCCTGGTGTGTCTGGTTTCCTGCCGTGGCGCACAGCAGAACGTGCAAAAAGGAGCAG GGGTTTTCCGTTAATCAAAACTCGTGACGTGTATAATCATTTGCAG CAATCGAATTTTCCTGTGACTGTGACAGTAGAGAGTCCTTCTTCCTCAGAAATTGAAGAGGTCGAAGATTCTTCTGAAAGTGTTCAAGAAGAGCCTGAGAAAACCAGTTTAAAACAAGAAGCATTACAG GAAAAACTGGAGGGGTGCCTAAAGCAGTTAAAGGAGGAAAGAGTAATAAGACTGAAGGCCGATAAACGAGTCAGTGAG CTGGAACATGAAAATGCCCagttaagaaatataaattgcTCTTTGTCTGAAGCCCTTCATGCACAGTCATTGACAAACATGATCCTGGATGACGAAGGTGTTTTGGGCAGCATTGAGAATTCTTTTCAGAAGTTCCATGCTTTCTTGGATCTCCTTAAAGATGCTGG GCTTGGTCAGCTTGCCACAATGGCTGGTATAGATCAGTCAGATTTTCATTTGCTGGGTCGTCCCCAGATGAATTCTACTATTAGTAGCCTGcctagagaagaaaagatgacACTTGAAGATGAAAAACCAGAATCAAAGCAGAACTCCATAGGACAGATGCAGAACATCCAA TTTCAGAAAATTACAAGTGATGCCAGAATTCCTTTGCCTCTCGACTCCTTCCATGTCCCTGTCTCCACGCAGGAGCCCTTAGAAACTTCGAGAGACAACCTGGGAGCCCCAGTCAGTGAGCAGTGGCAGGAGTCTTTCAAAGAATTCATTGCTAGAACATGTTCTCCGTCAGCAGATGCGATATCTGGCActggaagccaaagaaaagaCGACGAATTATCTAGAAATAGCagatcttcttcagagaaattgaCCAAAACAGGTGAATATACCAAAAAACACTCTGCTAAAAAACAGTCCAGAAACGACCTGCATTCCTGCTCTGACTCACCTGCAAATCAGAAAAGTCACAGAATTGGGCAGAATGGTGCTTTGGTTAACGAAACAATTAAAAGTGAGTCTTTGAAAAACCCCATTTCTGtcaagaaagaaagtaaaatcgTGACTCTTTCATCGAAGAGAGCTAAAAGTAAACTCAATCTGTTAGAACACTCTGAAAGTGATACTCTTGGATCTGATTTTGAAATTCAAGAAAGTATCCATACTGTATCACACCTGACATAG
- the CEP78 gene encoding centrosomal protein of 78 kDa isoform X3 gives MIDSVKLRRDSAADFFSHYEYLCALQDSVPLPSVRACLREGVLDFNADRLRVVDWAPLLSTLKINKDLPLISIKSFFQPWLGETGSDRNKVCRSRVPAIRSKDVTFQLCKALKCCLSISNALKNLELNGLVLRERDLTVLTKGLNKSATLVHLSLANCPIGDGGLEIICQGIKNSITLKTVNFTGCNLTWQGADHMAKILKYQTMRRHEETWAESLRYRRPDLDCMAGLRRITLNCNTLIGDLGAGAFAESLSDDLWLRDHSVMKAVIKKVLQNGRSAKSEYQWITSPSVKEPFKTARQKKRTIVLGSGRKGKATIRIGLGTKKPVSNGRKHSLGKDYYAPEPLPPGVSGFLPWRTAERAKRSRGFPLIKTRDVYNHLQQSNFPVTVTVESPSSSEIEEVEDSSESVQEEPEKTSLKQEALQEKLEGCLKQLKEERVIRLKADKRVSELEHENAQLRNINCSLSEALHAQSLTNMILDDEGVLGSIENSFQKFHAFLDLLKDAGLGQLATMAGIDQSDFHLLGRPQMNSTISSLPREEKMTLEDEKPESKQNSIGQMQNIQVSICMQSAYNEGTLMKFQKITSDARIPLPLDSFHVPVSTQEPLETSRDNLGAPVSEQWQESFKEFIARTCSPSADAISGTGSQRKDDELSRNSRSSSEKLTKTGEYTKKHSAKKQSRNDLHSCSDSPANQKSHRIGQNGALVNETIKSESLKNPISVKKESKIVTLSSKRAKSKLNLLEHSESDTLGSDFEIQESIHTVSHLT, from the exons ATGATCGACTCGGTGAAGCTGCGCCGCGACAGCGCGGCCGACTTCTTCTCGCACTACGAGTACCTATGCGCGCTGCAGGACTCAGTGCCGCTGCCCTCGGTGCGCGCCTGCCTGCGGGAGGGCGTGCTGGACTTCAATGCCGACCGCCTGCGCGTCGTGGACTGGGCGCCGCTCCTGAGCACCCTCAAGATTAACAAAGATCTGCCCCTAATCTCCATCAAGAGCTTCTTCCAGCCGTGGCTTGGCGAAACAG gttCTGACAGAAATAAAGTTTGCAGAAGTCGTGTTCCTGCAATAAGAAGCAAAGATGTGACCTTCCAGTTATGTAAAGCCCTCAAATGCTGTTTAAGTATATCAAACGCTCTGAAGAACCTAGAGTTAAATGGACtagttctgagagagagagatttaacaGTTTTGACAAAG GGATTGAATAAATCGGCTACTTTGGTGCACCTGTCTCTTGCAAATTGTCCAATTGGAGATGGAGGTTTAGAGA ttATTTGTCAAGGTATAAAGAACTCTATCACTCTTAAGACAGTAAACTTCACGGGCTGTAATCTGACGTGGCAGGGAGCAGATCACATGGCCAAGATCTTAAAG TATCAGACCATGAGAAGGCACGAAGAAACCTGGGCTGAGAGTCTTCGTTATAGGAGACCTGACCTGGACTGCATGGCTGGTTTGAGGCGTATCACTTTGAACTGCAACACGCTCATTGGTGACCTTGGCGCAGGTGCTTTTGCAGAATCTCTCAGTGATGATTTATGGCTTAGAG atCATTCTGTGATGAAAGCAGTTATTAAAAAAGTTCTCCAGAATGGAAGGAGTGCCAAGTCAGAG TACCAGTGGATCACTTCTCCATCAGTGAAGGAACCATTCAAAACTGctagacagaaaaagagaactatagtTCTGGGAAGTGGTCGAAAAGGGAAAGCTACTATTAGAATCG GATTGGGTACAAAGAAACCTGTAAGTAACGGAAGAAAACACTCCCTTGGTAAAGACTATTATGCTCCTGAACCTCTGCCTCCTGGTGTGTCTGGTTTCCTGCCGTGGCGCACAGCAGAACGTGCAAAAAGGAGCAG GGGTTTTCCGTTAATCAAAACTCGTGACGTGTATAATCATTTGCAG CAATCGAATTTTCCTGTGACTGTGACAGTAGAGAGTCCTTCTTCCTCAGAAATTGAAGAGGTCGAAGATTCTTCTGAAAGTGTTCAAGAAGAGCCTGAGAAAACCAGTTTAAAACAAGAAGCATTACAG GAAAAACTGGAGGGGTGCCTAAAGCAGTTAAAGGAGGAAAGAGTAATAAGACTGAAGGCCGATAAACGAGTCAGTGAG CTGGAACATGAAAATGCCCagttaagaaatataaattgcTCTTTGTCTGAAGCCCTTCATGCACAGTCATTGACAAACATGATCCTGGATGACGAAGGTGTTTTGGGCAGCATTGAGAATTCTTTTCAGAAGTTCCATGCTTTCTTGGATCTCCTTAAAGATGCTGG GCTTGGTCAGCTTGCCACAATGGCTGGTATAGATCAGTCAGATTTTCATTTGCTGGGTCGTCCCCAGATGAATTCTACTATTAGTAGCCTGcctagagaagaaaagatgacACTTGAAGATGAAAAACCAGAATCAAAGCAGAACTCCATAGGACAGATGCAGAACATCCAA GTTTCTATTTGTATGCAGTCAGCTTACAATGAAGGAACTCTAATGAAG TTTCAGAAAATTACAAGTGATGCCAGAATTCCTTTGCCTCTCGACTCCTTCCATGTCCCTGTCTCCACGCAGGAGCCCTTAGAAACTTCGAGAGACAACCTGGGAGCCCCAGTCAGTGAGCAGTGGCAGGAGTCTTTCAAAGAATTCATTGCTAGAACATGTTCTCCGTCAGCAGATGCGATATCTGGCActggaagccaaagaaaagaCGACGAATTATCTAGAAATAGCagatcttcttcagagaaattgaCCAAAACAGGTGAATATACCAAAAAACACTCTGCTAAAAAACAGTCCAGAAACGACCTGCATTCCTGCTCTGACTCACCTGCAAATCAGAAAAGTCACAGAATTGGGCAGAATGGTGCTTTGGTTAACGAAACAATTAAAAGTGAGTCTTTGAAAAACCCCATTTCTGtcaagaaagaaagtaaaatcgTGACTCTTTCATCGAAGAGAGCTAAAAGTAAACTCAATCTGTTAGAACACTCTGAAAGTGATACTCTTGGATCTGATTTTGAAATTCAAGAAAGTATCCATACTGTATCACACCTGACATAG